In Sandaracinaceae bacterium, the DNA window CCCCTGGTACACGCTGTTGCAGGCGCGACGCACGCTCTCGGTGCCATACTGGCACGTCGCCTCGGTCGCGCGGAGGCAGGCCGCGGCGCCTTCCGCGCTGTAGACCACTGTCCCCTCCTCGACGCGGCGCAGGATGCGTAGATCTACGACGCTCGTCTGGCTCGTCGCGCCATAGGCGCACCCGTCCTGGTCGTTGTGCTCAGCGCGGTCATATGCTCCGGAGCCGTCAGCGAACGCGCATTCGACCGCCCCTCGGCAAAGTGCGCGGCGCAACGCGTCGGGGTACTGCTCCATCGACACCGGCGACTCCGCCGCGCTGCTGCACCCTGCGAACACGAGAAGCGCCGCCACCAGCCCAGACCACGAACGCGTTCTCGGAGCGCACATACATACCTCTGTCGAGGGCCGCCACCCAGCGGCCAAGCCAGCGCACCCCATCGAAGGTACACGTGGCGCACTAGACTGTCGACCAAGTGATCGATGCTGTGGATTGAGCTTGGCTAGCTCGGGTTGGTCAGCGACCGAGCGAGCTCCGAGAGCGCGCGATGCCCGTCGCGAAACACCGGCCACCCGTCACCCACGAGGACGGCCTCGATGGTGTCCAGCGCCGCGAGTCGGCGCACCGACTCGATGGCCCGCGCACGGTCGACCAGCTTCGCGTCCGGCAACAGGGTGAGCGCCCCGGCTCGATGGGCGCGGATGAGGTCGCCCGTGATCAGCGTGGTGCCGTCGACCAAGAGCGCGAGCTCTCCCGGCGTCTTGCTGCCGTGCAGCTCCATGGCGACCATGCCGGGGACCACCTCGTCCCCCTCGCCGATGAAGCGCTCGCACCGAATGGGGAAGGTCTCGGCCTCCGCGCGCGGACCCACCAGCGGCGCGTTCGTGCGGGCCGCGAGCTCTTGCGCCGCGCGCGTGTGATCGCTGTTGGTCACGACCACCGCAGCCACAGGGCCGAGAGCAGCGAGGTGCGCGAGGTCGTGGGCGGACATCGGCATGGGGTCGACGAGGACCACCCCTTCGGCGCGGACGATGGCGTACCCGTGGAAGTCGATGTTGCGCGCTTCGTCGAAACACGACCACGAGAACATGGTGGGTTGATGCAGGGTCTTCATGGGGGTGCCGCTAGCGCGTCAGGGGCTGACCCGCACCTCGACGCTGGACGTGACCCCGTCGACCGTCATGGCGATGACGTACGTCCCCGGCGCCGGGAACAAGCTCTCGCCCATCGCCCGCTCGTCGAACGCGCTCTCGCCCGGAGGCAGCGCGCTCCAGCGGTTCTCGCGGGCCCCGTTCCCGAACGCCAGGTCCAGCGACATGGAGTCCTCCCCGTTCAGCGTGAATGACGCCATCGCGTGCATGGCGTCGAGCGGCTCGCTGGCCTCGTTCGTCACGGTGCGGCGGAGGCGAAAGGTCGCGCGCTGCGCCATGGTCAGCTGGGCGGGGTGCGCGGTGATCATCCAGCGCAGCCCGCTCGCACTCGCCGGTGGATCTGCCTCCACCGTGCGCTCCTGAACTCCGGACGCCTCTTGGGGCTCGGCGGGGGTGCCAGCGCAGCCGCTCAGCAGGAAGACGAGGGAGAACGTGGCGAGTGCGCGCATGGGCCATGGTACCACCCGCGCCCCGCGAAGCTTTGCTACCAGCGGATCACGGCGACACGACGGGCCGAACATGGCTCACGGCGCGCAAGCCCCGCGATGTTCGAGCGTCTGCTGCGCCGCTCGGACCAGGCACGGGTTGTCGTACGTCACCCCATCGCACGCGCAGACCGGCTCGCTCACGGCGTCGCAGCTGGTGGGGATGGGGACGCAGGTGCCGTGTTGATCCGTGACCGGGTCACACGGGTCGAAGGCGCCGCGGAAGCGGCAGTACTCACCCTCGTCGCACAGCACGTGCCAGACGGTCCCGCAGAGCGAGCAGGCGCTGTGGGCGGCTTCGCAGTCTTCGTCGTTCGCGAACAGATCCCCACACACATCTCCGCTGCAAGAGCAGCCGGACAGCGACCGGCAGTCGACTCCGTTCCACCAGTAACCCAGGATGGCGTCGCAGTCGCCAACCGCAGCGTCGCTCACGTCCATGGCGGGGGCACAATCGAGCGGTGCGCAGTCGAACTCGTCTGCGATGGGGCAGCCGTCGTACACATCGGAGACGCACACGTCCGACTCCCCCGGGCAGGTGGCGCAGCAGTGCTCGTCCGCGTCACACGTCGTGCCGCCGCACGCCTCTTCGCCAGCGTCCGCTCCGGCATCGTCCACAGCTTCGCCGGCATCGCCAGCATCAGGCCCGGCGTCGTCTGGCGGGGCGGCGCTGTCCACCTGCGCGTCGGCGCCGAGGTCCGCTCCTTCCGGTGCGCCACCGCCGCAGCCGCACACGGCCAGCGCAAGAAAGAGCATCACCCCCACGTTCCTCGGCATGCCCTCACGGTATGTGCCACGGGCCCCTGTGGCAAGGGTGGCCCACCGCGGGCGGGCTGCTACGTCAGGGCTCCACCCACAAGAGCAGCGCGCGGCTCGCGGCGAGGTCCACGGTGGCTTCGTCGGCCCGCGGCAGGCGCACGCGCCTTCCGTCCACCGGGTCCAGCAAGCTCGCGCGGCGGCCGGGAACGCGGATGTCGAGCGTGGCGCGGCAGCTGGCCGGGTGCTCGTTGAACAGCAGGAAGAGGTGCCCCTCGGCCAGCTCGCGGTGAGCCGTGGACACGGTGGTGCAGTCGCCGCTGCGCACGCTCAGCAGGGGCAGCACGCCCTCGGCAGCCAGCGCCGCCGCGAGCTCGTCGTTCGCGTCCACCACCTGCGCCGCAGCGCGAACGGCTGCGGCATCCGCTGCGATCTGAGCATCGCGCGCGGCGGCATCGACCAAACCGCGGGCACGTCCGGGCAGCTCGCCCAGCACCACCACCGGCACGCCCGCCGCCAAGAGCTGCACCACGGCGGCCAGCTCGTCGGGGTGGGCCACGTGCCAGTCGGTGAGGATCAGCGCCCGGTACGACGCAGCCCCCACCACCAGCTGCCCACCCTCGGCGCGCGCGCCCGCCAGCATGCTCGGGCTGATGCGGTCATAGGGGTAGCCCGCCCGTCGCAGCGCGAGGCTCGTGTCGCTCTCGCCCTGCTCGGCGCGCAGGCGCCCCACGCGGATGGACGCGGCGTCGGGGACCTCGCGCTCGGGGAGCAGCCACGCCACCTGCGAGCGGTCGACGCCGCGCGTCATGGCGTACGACAGGCGCGTGAGCGCGCGGTTGAACTCCGGGAGGAACGCCCAGTCGGGCTCGCCCACGCGGACGTCGCTGGTGATGGGAATCGGGCCCGCGCTGACCACCCCGCTCGCGGGGTCCGGGGCGAACGGGTACCAGCGCGCGCCGTTGCTGCGCGTGTAGGGATACGCCGCGCCGTGGAACACCAGCCGGTTGATGCCCGCGATGTACGCACGCCCCGCCAGCATCCAGAGCTCGTCCTGCGAGAGCGGCGAGGGGCTCGGGTTGATGACCACGAAGCTCTCGGAGCTCACCACGCGGCGCCCCGCCACGTGCGCGGCCGACCCCGCCAGCTCGAGGAAGTCCATGATGCCCACGGCAAACAGCCCCTCCGACTCGGGCACGTCGGCCAGCGCGTAGGCGTCGAGCACGTGCGCGTAGCCGCCGTGGGCCTGCATGCGGAGCGCGACGCCGCGCTCGCTCGCGAACTCCGCCACGGGCTCGATGAAGCCCTCCGTGAAGAGCCGCGCGCGCACGTCCTCGTAGTCCTCGCGGGCGCGCTCGCCGCGGCCGGACTGGCTGGCAAAGGCCGGTGGCCCTGCGCCGCGCAGGATGTCCACGTACTTCGACTCGCCTCCCTCGCGGAAGAGGAAGGGCAGCTCGGCGGTGAGCGCGTAGCCGGTGTCGCTCGCGAAGCGCGCGGCGAAGGGAGCCGACCAGGGCAGCTCGCCCACGAACTCGAAGCTGTCCACGAAGACCTCGTCCGGCGCGAGCGGCGCGAGCGCGTCCAGCCACGGCGCGCTCTGCTCGGCCAGCAGCCGCTCGGCGCCACGCGGGTCGAGGTGGTCGATGA includes these proteins:
- a CDS encoding MBL fold metallo-hydrolase, whose amino-acid sequence is MKTLHQPTMFSWSCFDEARNIDFHGYAIVRAEGVVLVDPMPMSAHDLAHLAALGPVAAVVVTNSDHTRAAQELAARTNAPLVGPRAEAETFPIRCERFIGEGDEVVPGMVAMELHGSKTPGELALLVDGTTLITGDLIRAHRAGALTLLPDAKLVDRARAIESVRRLAALDTIEAVLVGDGWPVFRDGHRALSELARSLTNPS